In Thermanaerovibrio velox DSM 12556, the genomic stretch CCTGGTGCACCATCCCTATGCCCGCGTCCAGGGCGTCGAAGGGGGACTTGAAGCTGACCTCCCGGCCCTGGAAGAATATCTTGCCCTCGTACCCTCCGGTCTGGTGGATCACCGGCATTCCGAAGAGTATCTTCATCAAGGTAGTCTTGCCCGCCCCGTTCTCCCCCACCAACCCCAAGGCCTCACCGGGGTTCAGGGTGAAGGAGACGTCCGCAAGGACCCTGTTGCCGTAGTACTCCTTACCCACATGCTCAAGCCTTAATATGGGCTCCACAGCTCCCAAAGCGCTCACACCTCTCTCAAGATCTCGGGGGATCCGCTGCTATGCATCTAATTTCACATTACACAGATAAAGCCACGAAGAAAGGAGGGGGGCGAAAGGCCCCCTCCCGGGCATCGTGCGGGACGCCTTCCGCCTACTTTATCTTGAAGTACTTCTCCGGGACCTTGACGGAGGTCATGCCCAGGTAGCCCTTGCCGAACACGTAGGTGTCCTGGTAGACCAGCACGTGGTTCTTCTTCCTGACCCCGGTGCCCATGTCCACGTAGTAGCTGCCGTTCCACTTGGCGCCGGGGGTGAACTTGGCGTAGCAGTCCATGAGGGCTTTGAAGTCGTTGAGCTTCGCCTTCTTCTCCACTATGCGCTTCCCGAACTCACCCAGCGCTGCGGTGGTGGCGTAGCCGTAGCTGTAGGCCCAGGTGCCCATGCGGCCCTTGCCGCCCGCCTTGATGACCGCCGCCTCAACCTTCTTGAGGATCGCGGGCCAGTTGCCCTTCTCCTTGGAGAGGTCTATGCCGAAGGCCCCGGGGTAACCCATGAGGGGAGAGGGAAGGTCCGCCTCCACGAAGTAGCCGCCGTAGGCCGCCACCTGCTTCAAGAGGGGCTCCGTCTGGGCGTCGTTGGTGCAGAAGAAGGCGGCGTTCTTGCCGTACTTCTTTATCCACGCGGGCACCTTCTCGAGGATGAACTGCTGGGCCCCCGCCACGCCCACGTCGCTGGTGGGGTCCGGGGCGGTCTCGAAGGCGAACTTGAGCCCCAGGTCCTTGCAGGCCGCCTCCATGATGTTGCGGCGCCTGGAGAGGAGCTCGTAGCTCATGTGCCGGGGGAAGGAGATGTGAACGAACGCGTTGGCCCCCATCTTCTTGGCCGCCGCTATGATGAGGTAGCCCCTGGCCACGTTGTCCGCGTTGATCGCCAGGTCCGCGGCGGACTCGATAACGCCGGGATCCTCGTGGGGCTCACCGGCGAAGCACAGGATGTCCGGCCGCTTCTCCTTCACCCTCCGGAAGGCCTCGGTGGTGCCCGGTATGGCCTGGTTCACCACGATGACCTTCATGAGGGGGTCGTCCGCAAGGCCCACTATCTGGGATATGGTGGTCTCCATCTCGGACATGAAGTTGTCCGGGTAGGTGAGGTGCTTTACCATACCGCCCTTGGCCACGTCGCCATACTCCTTGATGAGCCGCTCCGCCCCCCTAAGGTCGTCCTCCGACTGGGAGACCGTGCCGGTCACAACGCCGATGTGGAACTTGGCCGCCCCGAAGGCCGGACAGGCCAGCAGCGCCGCGAGGGCCGCAACCGCCAAAACCGCAAGAAGCCGCTTTCGCATGAAACTACCTCCCCCTTTTCTTGTGGATACTTAAAGCTCCCGATTAAACCTATCACCACCGGGACACGGCGTCAACGGCCTTGCTAAATAATTCAACAGGAAACCCATGTAAACCCGGGGCCTCTCCTTTGTTTAAAAAGAGAGACCCCGGATTAACGAAACAAAAATTGCAGTGCTCCGATCAAATGTTCTTACTTCTTGATCAAGAAGTACTTCTCCGGCACCTTCACGGACGTGGCCTTCATGAACCCCTTGCCGAACACGTAGGTGTCCTGGTAGACCAGCACGAAGTTCTTCATCTTGACCCCGGTGTTCACGTCCCGGTAGAACTGGCCGTTCCACTTGGCCCCGGGGGTGTACTTGTCGTAGCACTTCCAGAGGTCCTCCAGGTTCCCGAGCTTCGCCTTCTTCTCCACTATGCGCTTCCCGTACTCCGCCAGGGCGCACACGGTGCTCCAGCCGTAGCTGTAGGCCCAGGTGCCCATGCGGCCCTTGCCGCCCGCCTTGATGACCGCCGCCTCAACCTTCTTGAGGATCGCGGGCCAGTTGCCCTTCTCCTTGGAGAGGTCTATGCCGAAGGCCCCAGGGTAACCCATTATCGGGGAGGGCAGGTCGGGCTCCACGAAGATGGCCCCATAAGCCGCCACCTGCTTCAATAGGGGCTCCGTCTGGGCGTCGTTGGTGCAGAAGAACGCGGTGTCCTTGCCGTACTTCTTGACCCACGCGGGCACCTTCTCCAGGATGAACTGCTGGGCCCCCGCCACGCCCACGTCGCTGGTGGGGTCCGGGGCGGTCTCGAAGGCGAACTTGAGCCCCAGGTCCTTGCAGGCCTCCTCCATTATGGCCCGCCGGCGGGAGAGCAGCTCGTAGCTCATGTGCCGGGGGAAGGAGATGTGAACGAAGGTCTTGGCCCCCAGCTTCTTTGCGGTGTGGATGATCAGGTAGCCCCGGGCTATGTTGTCCACCCCTATCGCGAAGTCCGCCACCGAGGAGATGACCCCCGGGTCCTCCTGGGGCTCGCCGGCAAGGCATATTATGTCCGGCCGCTTCTCCTTTATGCGGCGGAAGGCCTCTGTGGTGCCCGGTATGGCGTCGTCCACCACCACCACCTTCATGAGGGGATCGTCGGCGAACCCGGCGATCTGGGATATGGTGGTCTCCATCTCGGACATGAAGTTGTCCGGCAGGGTTATGTGCTTCACCATCGCCCCCCTTGGCCACGTCCCCGTACTCCTGAACCATCCTCTCCGCCCCCCGGAGCGTGTCCTCCGCCTGGGAGACCGTGAGGGTGGCTATGCCTATGTGGAACTTCGGCGCACCGAACGCCGCACCGGCCCCAAGCACAAGGCACGAGATGACGCCCGCAAGCAGCAACAACCTCTTCAAACTCCATACCCCCTCCGCATAAAGGTTTAAACGCCACGCATGGATAAAATATATTTCACACCCCTCCATGTCAAGCTCTGATATACCATTGATATGTCTTGGCGATCCCCTGTCGAGCAAAAGGTCACGATTGGTCTATTCATTCCAACCCCATAGAACCATGCATAACCAGGGACAACGGGGGATCCGTGAAGCCGAGGGGGCAGGGTAGGACAAATGAAACGGGCCCGTGCCCCGGGTGGAGTTCCCCGGGGCCACGAGCCCGTCTAAAACCATCCCCCTTGAGGGGGGCTAGAACGGCAGTATCGAGGACTCCAACACCTCAAGGCAGGCCCCCATGAACAGGGGCAGGTCGTCGGGGCGGCGGCTGGAGACCATGTTGCGGTCCACCACCACCGGCTCGTCCACCCACAGGGCCCCGGCGTGAACCAGGTCGTCCTTTATGCCCGGCGTGGATGTCATCCTGAAGCCGGACACCACCTCTGCGGAGGCGCATATCCAGCCCCCGTGGCATATGTGGGCCACCAGCTTGCGGGCCTGCATGAACTTCCTGGTCAGATCCAGCACCTTAGGGATCCGGCGCAGCTTGTCCGGGGCGAAGCCCCCGGGGATTATGAGCCCCAGGAAGTCCCGCTCCTCCAGGTCGTAGAAGGACGCGTCGCTCCTGGCGGGGTACCCGTGCTTCCCCTGATAGGTCCTCCGGGCCTCGGGCCCCGCCAGCACCGGCTCAAAGCCCGCCTCCTCCAGCCGGTACTTGGGATACCAAAGCTCCATCTCCTCGTACAGGTCCTCCACGAAGATCATGACCCTCCTCAAATCCCTTACGTCCACCGTTTGAAACCCCCTTTCATCTACGCACCCCACAGGCTAGAACCCGTTGGCGTTCCAAAAGACCCGGTACTTCTTGACGAACCCCATGGGCAGGTACGACATCTTTGCCTCCCGGAGCCCCGGATCCCCCATGTCCTCCTCCCGGTTAATGACCTTGAACCTGTCCAGGTTGTGAAGGGCGAACTCCCGGTTTATCACCTGGTAAGCGCTGGCGTAGGAGGGGTCCGCCTTCTCGAAGTGGACGTAAAGCACGTCCCCCACCCCCTCTCCCATGGCGTAGGCCACGATGGAACCCGACACCTCCACGTATCCCCCCACCAGGGATGGGAAGCGCTGGTAGTTCTCGAGCAGCCTCATCACCGCCCGGTTCTCCCCTTCCAGCATGAAGGAGCTCCCGCAGTCCCGGAGGGCACACCACCGGCGCTGAAAGGCCAGGAGCCTCGGCACGTCCTCAGGAGTCATCTCCCGGTAGGAGTAGTCAAACGTTCGGGCGAAACGGTTCACGTGGTTCCGTTTCTTCATGTACCGGTTGCCCTTGAGGTGCGCCAGATCCTCCGCCCTGTGCAGATACTCAAAGGCGTCCCGGTCCTCCTCTACCCTAACACGACGGGGCACGGCCCGCTGCCACAAGAGGGCGACCTCCTCGGGCACCGAGACTATCTCCCCCTGCTCCCCCACCGCCTCCCGAAGAAGGGCCTCCCAGTCCCGATCCTCCAGGCTCCCCAGGGGGGACAGGAAGAGCCTCCGGGGCAGCTCCTGCCTTATCCAGCACATGCGGTCCCCAAAGGCCAGGCTGTACCTAAGGGCCTCGTGCCATCCGAACAGCACCGGGAAGAGGTGGTCCGCCGTCACCGAAGGCGAAAGGGCCAGAAGCTCCTGGTATCTATCCATCATTGAAAGCTCAAGCGGCTCGTATGAGATCATCAACTCGTCCTCCTTTAGCTTTCCATATTATCTCATCATAACGGGCCTGGGACCAAACCCTAAAAAACCCTTGTCCCTCGGGGCGCGGGCCGGGAAATTCAACTAAAAACAACCCGAAGATCCCAGGGAAGTTAAAAAGATGCTATTGACAGACAATAAACCCGGCTGTATTATTCGTTCACGAAAAGAGAGAGATGTCGCGGAAGTTCCAAACCGTATCCCAGGAGCACAGACAGGAGGTTGATGCAGCCATGATATTCGATCCCAAGTACATCATAAAGATGGAGATGGTTCTGGCGGGCAAGGATAAGATCGACAACGAGATCTACAAGCTGCTTAGGTCCGTGGCCATGTAGGCCATCCGGGGAAACCCGGAGATCCACTTCCCCCTCTATCGGTGCGGTACGGCTTGCCTAAACAAGCCCTGCCGCACCGTTTATATTTTTGTCCTACCTCCCTCTGGGGTCTTTTGATAAAATAAAAATAAACTCTATAGGGGACCTGGGTCCCCTTGAGATGCTGAGCGTTTAGGCGGGAGGGTGGACATGGCAGACACGGGATCAGGGGAAAACCCCATGGGCAAGGGAGATACGAGGGCCCCAGGGGGGGAGCAGACGGAGCTTCCGGGGGAACCTCTTACGGGTCAGACCCCGCAGGAGCTCAACTTCACACCTCCACCCCCCAAGACGGTCTCCAGGGGGGTGATCCTTTGGGTTCTGCTGGCGCTCCTGGGGGCCTTCTTCGGGGGAGGGGTCTGGTACTACAGGACCAAGGTCCTGCCGGAAAGGCTGTTCCTCGAGGCGGACAGGCTTTACGAGGCCAAGAGATACGATAAGGCCCTGGAACTGT encodes the following:
- a CDS encoding DUF3798 domain-containing protein, yielding MRKRLLAVLAVAALAALLACPAFGAAKFHIGVVTGTVSQSEDDLRGAERLIKEYGDVAKGGMVKHLTYPDNFMSEMETTISQIVGLADDPLMKVIVVNQAIPGTTEAFRRVKEKRPDILCFAGEPHEDPGVIESAADLAINADNVARGYLIIAAAKKMGANAFVHISFPRHMSYELLSRRRNIMEAACKDLGLKFAFETAPDPTSDVGVAGAQQFILEKVPAWIKKYGKNAAFFCTNDAQTEPLLKQVAAYGGYFVEADLPSPLMGYPGAFGIDLSKEKGNWPAILKKVEAAVIKAGGKGRMGTWAYSYGYATTAALGEFGKRIVEKKAKLNDFKALMDCYAKFTPGAKWNGSYYVDMGTGVRKKNHVLVYQDTYVFGKGYLGMTSVKVPEKYFKIK
- a CDS encoding type 1 glutamine amidotransferase domain-containing protein; its protein translation is MDVRDLRRVMIFVEDLYEEMELWYPKYRLEEAGFEPVLAGPEARRTYQGKHGYPARSDASFYDLEERDFLGLIIPGGFAPDKLRRIPKVLDLTRKFMQARKLVAHICHGGWICASAEVVSGFRMTSTPGIKDDLVHAGALWVDEPVVVDRNMVSSRRPDDLPLFMGACLEVLESSILPF
- a CDS encoding DUF2156 domain-containing protein; the protein is MISYEPLELSMMDRYQELLALSPSVTADHLFPVLFGWHEALRYSLAFGDRMCWIRQELPRRLFLSPLGSLEDRDWEALLREAVGEQGEIVSVPEEVALLWQRAVPRRVRVEEDRDAFEYLHRAEDLAHLKGNRYMKKRNHVNRFARTFDYSYREMTPEDVPRLLAFQRRWCALRDCGSSFMLEGENRAVMRLLENYQRFPSLVGGYVEVSGSIVAYAMGEGVGDVLYVHFEKADPSYASAYQVINREFALHNLDRFKVINREEDMGDPGLREAKMSYLPMGFVKKYRVFWNANGF